The Neomonachus schauinslandi chromosome 11, ASM220157v2, whole genome shotgun sequence genome contains a region encoding:
- the TMEM225 gene encoding transmembrane protein 225 yields MVNASLRSIQALNMFFSSWALVFMTIGILIEEWVELTWETKKNTISHNPWICCTPLWPEDGLEVVRIMMILVLSLSFFHNLLLGLEFTYLIPQTKHIFFITVFLSFFTGILLLCALLLYQQKLRQGQSVYYSSYKITWILFIAYLSVCLFMASGILSFLECKQSTKVCPCVTLIRIPEREHQDIEESENSFKVVSSPDAAMPRSIVHSREDSPNRTQLQTRRVTWAL; encoded by the exons ATGGTGAATGCATCACTCAGAAGTATCCAGGCCCTCAACATGTTCTTCTCCTCCTGGGCCTTAGTCTTCATGACGATAGGAATCCTCATAGAAGAATGGGTTGAACTGACatgggaaacaaagaaaaatacaataagccACAATCCCTGGATATGTTGCACCCCTCTTTGGCCAGAAG ATGGCCTGGAAGTGGTCAGGATCATGATGATTTTGGTTCTCAGCCTTTCCTTCTTCCATAACTTGCTCCTGGGTTTGGAATTCACTTATCTGATTCCTCAAACTAAACACATCTTCTTCATCactgtcttcctcagtttcttcacag GTATCCTTCTGCTCTGTGCACTCCTCCTGTATCAGCAAAAGCTAAGGCAAGGTCAATCCGTGTACTACTCTAGTTACAAAATCACCTGGATCCTTTTCATTGCCTACTTAAGCGTTTGCCTCTTTATGGCCTCTG GAATCCTCTCTTTCCTAGAGTGCAAGCAGTCCACCAAGGTTTGTCCCTGCGTGACCCTCATCCGTATACCTGAGAGAGAACATCAGGACATAGAGGAATCTGAGAATTCTTTTAAAGTTGTTTCCTCACCAGATGCAGCAATGCCTCGTAGTATTGTTCATTCAAGGGAAGATTCTCCAAACAGAACACAACTCCAAACACGTCGTGTAACCTGGGCTCTATGA
- the LOC110586317 gene encoding olfactory receptor 8D4, which translates to MGIRNHSTVTGFLLSGLTNQPKLQLPLFCLFLGIYAVTVVGNLSMISIIGLSSQLHTPMYHFLSSLSFLDVCYSSVITPRMLVGFLRSDKTISYSGCMTQLFFFCIFVISECYILAAMAYDRYVAICSPLLYHVIMSPRACSLLVAAGFSVGLTDAMIHGGCILRLTFCGPKVIKHYFCDIIPLIQLSCSSTYIDELLIFVIGGFNMAATSLTIIISYGFILSSILRIHSAQVRSKAFSTCSSHLTAVLIFYGTLMSMYLKPASSSSLIQEKVSSVFYTTVIPMLNPLIYSLRNKEVKNALMKLLKRKISL; encoded by the coding sequence ATGGGCATCAGAAATCATTCCACAGTGACTGGGTTTCTTCTTTCAGGACTAACCAACCAACCCAAGCTTCAGCTGcctcttttctgcctcttcttagGGATTTACGCAGTTACAGTGGTGGGAAATCTCAGCATGATCTCAATAATTGGCTTGAGTTCTCAactccacacccccatgtacCATTTCCTCAGTAGTTTGTCTTTTTTAGATGTGTGCTATTCTTCCGTTATTACCCCCAGAATGTTGGTAGGCTTTTTACGCAGTGACAAAACTATCTCCTATTCTGGATGCAtgactcagcttttttttttctgcatttttgtcaTTTCCGAGTGCTACATATTAGCTGCCATGGCCTACGATcgctatgtggccatctgcaGCCCCCTGCTCTACCATGTCATCATGTCCCCTCGGGCCTGCTCTCTGCTGGTGGCTGCTGGCTTCTCAGTAGGATTAACCGATGCGATGATTCATGGAGGTTGCATCTTAAGGCTGACTTTCTGTGGCCCAAAAgtcattaaacattatttctgtgacATCATCCCACTTATTCAACTCTCTTGTTCAAGCACTTACATTGATGAGCTTTTGATCTTTGTCATTGGCGGATTTAACATGGCAGCCACCAGCCTGACAATCATCATTTCTTATGGCTTCATTCTCTCCAGCATCCTCCGCATCCACTCTGCCCAGGTCAGGTCCAAGGCCTTCAGCACCTGCAGCTCCCACTTGACAGCCGTTCTTATATTTTATGGAACTCTCATGTCCATGTATCTCAAACCTGCCTCCAGCAGTTCACTCATCCAGGAGAAAGTGTCCTCAGTATTTTACACCACTGTGATTCCCATGTTGAATCCCCTGATATACAGTCTGAGGaacaaggaagtgaaaaatgcaCTCAtgaaactcttaaaaagaaaaatatctttataa